In one window of Escherichia coli DSM 30083 = JCM 1649 = ATCC 11775 DNA:
- the ycjX gene encoding YcjX family protein encodes MKRLKNELNALVNRGVDRHLRLAVTGLSRSGKTAFITAMVNQLLNIHAGARLPLLSAVREERLLGVKRIPQRDFGIPRFTYDEGLAQLYGDPPAWPTPTRGVSEIRLALRFKSNDSLLRHFKDTSTLYLEIVDYPGEWLLDLPMLAQDYFSWSRQMTGLLNGQRGEWSAKWRMMCEGLDPLAPADENRLADIAAAWTDYLHHCKQQGLHFIQPGRFVLPGDMAGAPALQFFPWPDVDAWGESKLAQADKHTNAGMLRERFNYYCEKVVKGFYKNHFLRFDRQIVLVDCLQPLNSGPQAFNDMRLALTQLMQSFHYGQRTLFRRLFSPVIDKLLFAATKADHVTIDQHANMVSLLQQLIQDAWQNAAFEGISMDCLGLASVQATTSGIIDVNGEKIPALRGNRLSDGAPLTVYPGEVPARLPGQAFWDKQGFQFEAFRPQVMDVDKPLPHIRLDAALEFLIGDKLR; translated from the coding sequence ATGAAGCGACTTAAAAATGAACTCAATGCGCTGGTGAATCGGGGTGTCGACAGACATCTGCGCCTCGCTGTAACCGGACTTAGCCGCAGCGGCAAAACAGCGTTTATCACCGCGATGGTTAATCAGTTGCTCAATATTCATGCCGGAGCACGTTTGCCGCTTTTAAGTGCGGTGCGTGAAGAGCGCCTGCTGGGCGTAAAACGCATTCCCCAGCGTGACTTTGGCATTCCGCGCTTCACCTATGATGAAGGGTTGGCGCAGTTATATGGCGATCCTCCCGCCTGGCCGACGCCTACGCGCGGCGTCAGTGAAATTCGCCTGGCGTTACGTTTTAAATCGAACGATTCGCTGCTGCGCCACTTTAAGGACACCTCCACGCTGTATCTTGAGATTGTGGATTATCCCGGCGAATGGCTGCTCGACCTGCCGATGCTGGCACAGGACTATTTTAGCTGGTCGCGCCAGATGACGGGCTTACTCAATGGTCAGCGCGGCGAATGGTCGGCGAAATGGCGAATGATGTGCGAAGGGCTGGACCCGCTAGCGCCTGCCGACGAAAACCGGCTGGCAGACATTGCCGCCGCGTGGACCGATTATCTCCATCACTGCAAACAGCAGGGGCTGCACTTTATTCAGCCAGGACGCTTTGTTTTGCCTGGCGATATGGCAGGAGCGCCCGCGCTGCAATTCTTCCCATGGCCAGATGTCGATGCCTGGGGCGAGTCTAAACTGGCGCAGGCCGATAAACACACCAACGCCGGAATGTTGCGCGAGCGTTTTAATTATTACTGCGAGAAAGTGGTGAAGGGGTTCTATAAGAATCACTTCCTGCGTTTTGACCGCCAGATTGTGCTGGTGGACTGCCTGCAACCGCTCAACAGTGGACCACAGGCATTTAATGATATGCGTCTGGCGCTGACGCAGCTGATGCAAAGTTTCCACTACGGGCAGCGTACCCTGTTCCGGCGTTTGTTTTCGCCGGTTATTGATAAGCTATTGTTTGCTGCCACTAAAGCGGACCATGTGACCATCGATCAGCACGCCAATATGGTTTCATTGCTGCAACAACTGATTCAGGATGCCTGGCAAAATGCGGCGTTCGAAGGGATCAGTATGGACTGCCTGGGGCTGGCGTCTGTTCAGGCGACCACCAGCGGAATTATTGATGTTAACGGTGAGAAAATCCCGGCGCTGCGCGGTAATCGACTCAGCGATGGCGCACCGCTCACTGTTTATCCTGGCGAAGTTCCCGCACGTTTGCCTGGTCAGGCGTTCTGGGATAAGCAAGGCTTCCAGTTTGAGGCGTTTCGTCCGCAGGTGATGGATGTCGACAAACCGCTACCGCATATTCGTCTTGATGCTGCGCTGGAATTTTTAATAGGAGATAAATTGCGATGA
- the ycjW gene encoding LacI family DNA-binding transcriptional regulator → MSPTIYDIARVAGVSKSTVSRVLNKQTNISPEAREKVLRAIEELQYQPNKLARALTSSGFDAIMVISTRSTKTTAGNPFFSEVLHAITAKAEEEGFDVILQTSHNLAEDLHKCESKIKQKMIKGIIMLSSPADESFFAQLDKYDIPVVVIGKVEGQYSHVYSVDTDNYGDSIALTDALIESGHKNIACLHAPLDVHVSVDRVNGYKQSLATHNIAVRDEWIVDGGYTHETALKAARELLSQSPLPEAVFATDSLKLMSIYRAAAEKNIAIPQQLAVVGYSNETLSFILTPAPGGIDVPTQELGQRSCELLFQLIAGKPSPQNITVATHMSLK, encoded by the coding sequence ATGTCCCCTACTATTTATGATATTGCCAGGGTTGCAGGCGTATCAAAATCCACCGTATCACGCGTGCTGAATAAGCAAACCAATATCTCCCCGGAAGCGCGCGAAAAAGTGTTACGGGCCATTGAAGAATTACAGTATCAACCAAACAAGCTGGCACGCGCGCTGACCTCTTCGGGTTTTGATGCCATTATGGTGATTTCTACCCGTTCGACCAAAACTACGGCGGGTAATCCGTTTTTCTCGGAAGTTTTACATGCCATCACCGCCAAAGCTGAAGAAGAAGGTTTCGACGTGATATTGCAGACGTCGCACAACCTGGCAGAAGACTTACATAAATGCGAAAGCAAAATTAAGCAGAAAATGATTAAAGGCATTATTATGCTAAGTTCGCCAGCGGATGAGTCATTTTTTGCCCAACTCGATAAATATGATATTCCGGTAGTGGTAATTGGCAAAGTTGAAGGTCAATACAGCCATGTTTATTCCGTCGATACCGATAATTATGGCGACAGTATTGCGCTAACCGATGCGTTAATTGAAAGCGGGCATAAGAATATTGCCTGCCTGCATGCGCCGCTTGATGTTCATGTTTCAGTGGATCGGGTAAATGGTTATAAGCAAAGCCTGGCTACGCATAATATTGCAGTGCGTGATGAATGGATTGTTGACGGCGGTTATACCCATGAGACAGCATTAAAAGCAGCACGGGAATTATTAAGCCAGTCACCGTTGCCTGAGGCAGTGTTTGCTACTGACAGCCTGAAATTAATGAGTATTTATCGTGCGGCGGCAGAGAAAAACATTGCTATTCCGCAGCAGTTAGCGGTGGTGGGTTATAGTAATGAAACGCTGTCGTTTATATTAACGCCTGCACCAGGCGGCATCGATGTTCCGACGCAGGAGTTAGGTCAACGAAGCTGCGAGTTATTATTCCAGTTAATTGCCGGAAAACCGTCACCACAAAATATTACCGTTGCTACGCATATGTCGTTGAAATAA
- the ompG gene encoding monomeric porin OmpG, giving the protein MKKLLLCTALVMCAGMACAQAEEKNDWHFNIGAMYEIENVEGYGEDMDGLAEPSVYFNAANGPWRISLAYYQEGPVDYSAGKRGTWFDRPELEVHYQFLESDDFSFGLTGGFRNYGYHYVDEPGKDTANMQRWKIAPDWDVKLTDDLRFNGWLSMYKFANDLNTTGYADTRVETETGPQYTFNETLALRVNYYLERGFNMDDSRNNGEFSTQEIRAYLPLTLGNHSVTPYTRIGLDRWSNWDWQDDIEREGHDFNRVGLFYGYDFQNGLSVSLEYAFEWQDHDEGDSDKFHYAGVGVNYSF; this is encoded by the coding sequence ATGAAAAAGTTATTACTCTGTACCGCACTGGTGATGTGTGCGGGAATGGCCTGCGCACAGGCCGAGGAAAAGAACGACTGGCACTTTAATATCGGCGCGATGTACGAAATAGAAAACGTCGAAGGTTATGGCGAAGATATGGATGGGCTGGCGGAGCCTTCTGTCTATTTTAATGCCGCCAACGGGCCGTGGAGAATTTCTCTGGCCTATTATCAGGAAGGGCCGGTAGATTATAGCGCGGGTAAACGTGGAACGTGGTTTGATCGCCCGGAGCTGGAGGTACATTATCAGTTCCTCGAAAGCGATGATTTCAGTTTCGGTCTGACTGGTGGTTTCCGTAATTATGGTTATCACTACGTTGATGAACCGGGTAAAGACACGGCGAATATGCAGCGCTGGAAAATTGCGCCAGACTGGGATGTGAAACTGACTGACGATTTACGTTTCAACGGTTGGCTGTCGATGTATAAATTTGCCAACGATCTGAATACGACCGGTTATGCTGATACCCGTGTCGAAACGGAAACAGGTCCGCAATATACCTTCAACGAAACGCTTGCCTTGCGAGTGAACTATTATCTCGAGCGTGGTTTCAATATGGATGATAGCCGCAATAACGGTGAGTTTTCCACGCAAGAAATTCGCGCCTATTTGCCGCTGACGCTCGGCAACCACTCGGTGACGCCGTATACGCGCATTGGGCTGGATCGCTGGAGTAACTGGGACTGGCAGGATGATATTGAACGTGAAGGCCATGATTTTAACCGTGTGGGTTTATTTTACGGTTATGATTTCCAGAATGGTCTTTCCGTTTCGCTGGAATACGCGTTTGAGTGGCAGGATCACGACGAAGGCGACAGCGATAAATTCCATTATGCGGGTGTTGGGGTGAATTACTCGTTCTGA
- a CDS encoding ABC transporter ATP-binding protein encodes MAQLSLQHIQKIYDNQVHVVKDFNLEIADKEFIVFVGPSGCGKSTTLRMIAGLEEISGGDLLIDGKRMNDVPAKARNIAMVFQNYALYPHMTVYDNMAFGLKMQKIAREVIDERVNWAAQILGLREYLKRKPGALSGGQRQRVALGRAIVREAGVFLMDEPLSNLDAKLRVQMRAEISKLHQKLNTTMIYVTHDQTEAMTMATRIVIMKDGIVQQVGAPKTVYNQPANMFVAGFIGSPAMNFIRGTIDGDKFVTETLKLTIPEEKLAVLKTQESLHKPIVMGIRPEDIHPDAQEENNISAKISVAELTGAEFMLYTTVGGHELVVRAGALNDYHAGENITIHFDMTKCHFFDAETEIAIC; translated from the coding sequence ATGGCACAGCTTTCGTTACAACATATTCAAAAGATCTACGATAACCAGGTGCATGTGGTGAAGGACTTCAACCTGGAGATTGCCGATAAAGAGTTCATCGTGTTTGTCGGTCCGTCGGGCTGCGGTAAATCGACCACCCTGCGTATGATTGCCGGGCTTGAGGAGATCAGCGGCGGTGATCTGTTGATCGACGGCAAACGAATGAATGACGTTCCAGCCAAAGCACGCAATATCGCGATGGTGTTCCAGAACTACGCGCTGTATCCGCATATGACGGTCTACGACAACATGGCGTTTGGCCTGAAGATGCAAAAAATCGCCAGAGAGGTGATTGATGAGCGGGTGAACTGGGCGGCGCAAATTCTCGGCCTGCGTGAGTACCTGAAACGCAAGCCGGGCGCGCTTTCCGGCGGGCAACGTCAGCGAGTGGCGCTTGGGCGGGCGATTGTGCGCGAAGCGGGCGTGTTTTTAATGGATGAGCCGCTCTCTAACCTGGATGCCAAGCTGCGCGTGCAAATGCGCGCAGAGATCAGCAAGCTGCATCAGAAACTGAACACCACCATGATCTACGTGACCCACGATCAGACCGAAGCGATGACCATGGCGACGCGGATTGTCATTATGAAGGATGGGATTGTTCAGCAGGTCGGTGCGCCGAAAACGGTTTATAACCAACCTGCGAATATGTTTGTTGCCGGATTTATTGGATCACCAGCGATGAATTTTATTCGCGGCACGATCGATGGCGATAAATTCGTTACGGAAACGCTTAAATTAACCATACCCGAAGAGAAATTAGCGGTTCTGAAAACACAGGAAAGTTTGCATAAGCCCATCGTAATGGGAATACGCCCGGAAGATATTCATCCGGACGCGCAAGAGGAAAATAACATTTCCGCCAAAATTAGCGTGGCGGAATTAACCGGTGCGGAATTTATGCTCTACACCACGGTTGGGGGGCACGAGTTAGTGGTCCGTGCTGGTGCGTTAAATGATTATCATGCAGGAGAAAATATCACTATTCATTTTGATATGACTAAATGTCATTTCTTTGATGCAGAAACGGAAATAGCAATTTGCTAA
- the pgmB gene encoding beta-phosphoglucomutase produces the protein MKLQGVIFDLDGVITDSAHLHFQAWQQIAAEIGISIDAQFNEFLKGISRDESLRRILQHGGKEGDFNPQERAQLAYRKNLLYVHSLRELTVNAVLPGIHNLLVDLRAQQIPVGLASVSLNAPTILAALELREFFTFCADASQLKNSKPDPEIFLAACAGLGVPPQACIGIEDAQAGIEAINASGMRSVGIGAGLTGAQLLLPSTDSLTWPRLSAFWQNV, from the coding sequence ATGAAACTGCAAGGGGTAATTTTCGATCTGGATGGAGTAATCACAGATAGCGCACATCTGCATTTCCAGGCGTGGCAGCAGATTGCCGCTGAAATTGGCATCAGCATTGATGCGCAGTTTAACGAATTCCTAAAAGGGATCAGCCGCGATGAGTCCCTGCGGCGAATTCTGCAGCACGGGGGTAAAGAGGGCGATTTTAACCCACAGGAACGGGCGCAACTGGCGTATCGCAAAAATCTGCTTTACGTCCACTCACTGCGCGAACTGACGGTTAATGCTGTGCTGCCTGGCATTCACAATTTGCTGGTAGATCTCCGAGCACAGCAGATTCCGGTTGGGCTGGCTTCTGTCTCCCTGAATGCGCCGACGATTTTAGCAGCGCTGGAGCTGCGCGAGTTTTTCACCTTCTGCGCGGACGCTTCCCAACTCAAAAATTCGAAACCGGACCCGGAAATCTTTCTCGCCGCCTGTGCAGGGCTGGGCGTGCCGCCACAGGCATGTATCGGCATTGAAGATGCGCAGGCGGGCATTGAAGCCATTAACGCCAGCGGTATGCGCTCGGTGGGGATCGGCGCGGGCTTAACCGGGGCGCAATTATTGTTGCCCTCAACGGACTCCCTGACCTGGCCGCGGTTATCGGCCTTCTGGCAAAACGTATAG
- the ycjT gene encoding kojibiose phosphorylase — MIRPVTLTEPHFSQHTLNKYASLMAQGNGYLGLRASHEEDYTRQTRGMYLAGLYHRAGKGEINELVNLPDVVGMEIAINGEIFSLSREAWQRELNFASGELRRNVVWRTSNGAGYTITSRRFVSADQLPLIALEITITPLDADALVLISTGIDATQTNHGRQHLDETQVRVFGQHLMQGIYTTQDGRSDVAISCCCKVSGDVQQCYTAKERRLLQHTCAQLHAGETLTLQKRVWIDWRDDRQAALDEWGSASLRQLEMCAQQSYDQLLAASTENWRQWWQKRRITVNGGDAHDQQALDYALYHLRIMTPAHDERSSIAAKGLTGEGYKGHVFWDTEVFLLPFHLFSDPTVARSLLRYRWHNLPGAQEKARRNGWQGALFPWESARSGEEETPEFAAINIRTGLRQKVASAQAEHHLVADIAWAVIQYWRTTGDESFIAHEGMALLLETAKFWISRAVRVNDRLEIHDVIGPDEYTEHVNNNAFTSYMAYYNVQQALNIARQFGCSDDAFIHRAEMYLKELLLPEIQPDGVLPQDDSFMAKPVINLAKYKAAAGKQTILLDYSRAEVNEMQILKQADVVMLNYMLPEQFSAASCLANLQFYEPRTIHDSSLSKAIHGIVAARCGLLTQSYQFWREGTEIDLGADPHSCDDGIHAAATGAIWLGAIQGFAGVSVRDGELHLNPALPEQWQQLSFPLFWQGCELQVTLDAQRIAIRTSAPVSLRLNGQLIYVAEESVFCLGDFILPFNGTATTHQEGE; from the coding sequence ATGATCAGGCCAGTAACGTTAACGGAACCCCATTTCAGCCAGCATACCCTGAACAAGTATGCTTCGCTGATGGCGCAGGGGAACGGCTATCTTGGGCTTCGCGCCAGCCATGAAGAAGATTACACGCGCCAGACGCGCGGCATGTATCTGGCAGGGCTTTATCATCGGGCGGGTAAAGGTGAAATCAACGAACTGGTGAACCTGCCTGATGTCGTGGGGATGGAGATTGCCATAAATGGTGAGATTTTCTCGTTATCCCGCGAAGCATGGCAGCGTGAGCTTAACTTTGCTAGTGGCGAATTACGTCGCAACGTTGTCTGGCGTACCAGCAACGGCGCAGGTTACACCATCACCAGCCGTCGCTTTGTTTCGGCAGACCAACTGCCGCTCATTGCGCTGGAAATCACTATTACGCCACTGGACGCCGACGCGTTAGTGCTGATTTCAACAGGCATTGACGCCACGCAAACCAACCACGGTCGCCAACATCTCGACGAAACCCAGGTGCGGGTATTTGGTCAGCATCTGATGCAGGGGATCTACACCACCCAGGATGGGCGCAGTGATGTGGCCATCAGCTGTTGCTGTAAGGTGAGCGGTGATGTGCAGCAATGCTATACCGCCAAAGAGCGCCGTTTACTGCAACATACCTGCGCGCAGCTTCACGCAGGTGAGACGCTGACGCTGCAAAAACGGGTGTGGATCGACTGGCGGGACGACAGACAAGCCGCTTTAGACGAATGGGGCAGTGCGTCGCTTCGTCAGCTTGAAATGTGCGCGCAGCAGAGTTACGACCAACTTCTTGCAGCATCAACAGAAAACTGGCGTCAATGGTGGCAGAAACGTCGTATCACGGTAAACGGCGGCGATGCGCACGATCAGCAAGCGTTAGATTATGCGCTTTATCACCTGCGCATCATGACGCCTGCCCACGATGAGCGCAGCAGCATTGCGGCGAAAGGTTTAACCGGCGAAGGCTACAAAGGCCACGTTTTCTGGGATACAGAAGTATTTTTGCTACCGTTCCATCTGTTTAGCGATCCGACGGTTGCCCGAAGTTTACTGCGTTATCGCTGGCACAACTTGCCTGGCGCGCAGGAGAAAGCGCGACGCAACGGCTGGCAGGGCGCTCTGTTTCCGTGGGAAAGCGCGCGTAGTGGCGAAGAAGAGACGCCGGAATTTGCCGCCATTAACATTCGTACCGGGTTGCGGCAAAAAGTGGCCTCTGCGCAGGCGGAACATCATCTGGTGGCCGATATCGCCTGGGCGGTTATTCAATACTGGCGGACCACGGGGGATGAAAGTTTCATTGCTCATGAAGGCATGGCGCTACTTCTGGAGACGGCAAAGTTCTGGATTAGCCGCGCGGTGAGGGTTAACGACCGTCTGGAAATTCATGATGTTATTGGGCCAGATGAATATACCGAACATGTCAATAATAACGCCTTCACCAGCTATATGGCGTATTACAACGTCCAGCAGGCGCTGAATATCGCTCGTCAGTTTGGCTGTAGCGACGACGCGTTTATTCATCGTGCAGAAATGTACCTCAAAGAACTGCTGCTGCCAGAAATTCAGCCCGACGGCGTTTTGCCGCAGGATGATTCGTTTATGGCTAAGCCGGTGATTAATCTGGCGAAATACAAAGCGGCGGCGGGGAAGCAAACCATTCTGCTGGATTATTCACGCGCAGAAGTGAACGAGATGCAGATCCTCAAACAAGCTGATGTGGTGATGCTCAATTACATGCTGCCGGAGCAGTTCTCAGCGGCATCGTGTCTTGCCAATCTGCAATTTTATGAACCGCGCACTATTCACGACTCGTCATTAAGTAAAGCAATCCACGGCATTGTTGCCGCACGCTGTGGCCTGCTGACCCAAAGTTATCAGTTCTGGCGCGAGGGGACTGAAATCGATCTTGGTGCTGATCCACATAGCTGTGATGACGGTATCCACGCTGCCGCAACTGGCGCTATCTGGCTGGGGGCGATTCAGGGTTTTGCCGGGGTGAGCGTGCGTGACGGTGAATTACATCTCAATCCGGCGTTACCTGAGCAGTGGCAACAGTTGTCTTTCCCTCTGTTCTGGCAGGGCTGCGAATTACAGGTCACTCTCGACGCGCAGCGTATTGCGATTCGAACTTCTGCGCCCGTTTCACTGCGCTTGAACGGTCAGCTTATTTACGTCGCTGAAGAATCTGTTTTCTGTTTGGGGGATTTTATTTTGCCCTTCAATGGGACCGCTACCACGCATCAGGAGGGTGAATGA
- the ycjS gene encoding Gfo/Idh/MocA family protein, with protein sequence MKSAMTSSPLRVAIIGAGQVADKVHASYYCTRNDLELVAVCDSRLSQAQALAEKYGNASVWDDPQAMLLAVKPDVVSVCSPNRFHYEHTLMALEAGCHVMCEKPPAMTAEQAREMCDTARKQGKVLAYDFHHRFALDTQQLREQVTNGVLGEIYVTTARALRRCGVPGWGVFTNKELQGGGPLIDIGIHMLDAAMYVLGFPAVKSVTAHSFQKIGTQKSCGQFGEWDPATYSVEDSLFGTIEFHNGGILWLETSFALNIREQSIMNVSFCGDKAGATLFPAHIYTDNNGELMTLMQREMADDNRHLRSMEAFINHVQGKPVMIADAEQGYIIQQLVAALYQSAETGTRVEL encoded by the coding sequence GTGAAAAGTGCAATGACAAGCTCTCCACTGCGGGTCGCGATAATCGGCGCAGGCCAGGTGGCGGATAAGGTTCATGCTTCGTACTACTGCACCCGCAATGATCTGGAACTGGTGGCTGTCTGTGACAGCCGCCTTTCCCAGGCGCAGGCGCTGGCAGAAAAATACGGGAATGCATCCGTGTGGGACGATCCGCAGGCCATGCTGCTGGCGGTGAAACCTGATGTGGTTAGCGTCTGCTCACCTAACCGTTTTCATTACGAACATACCCTGATGGCGCTGGAAGCTGGCTGCCATGTGATGTGCGAAAAACCGCCCGCCATGACGGCAGAACAGGCGCGGGAAATGTGCGATACCGCGCGCAAACAGGGCAAGGTGCTGGCCTACGACTTTCACCATCGTTTTGCACTCGATACGCAACAGCTGCGTGAACAGGTGACCAACGGCGTTTTGGGAGAGATTTACGTTACCACCGCCCGCGCCCTGCGTCGTTGCGGTGTTCCCGGCTGGGGTGTCTTTACTAATAAAGAATTGCAGGGCGGAGGCCCGCTGATCGACATCGGCATTCATATGCTGGATGCGGCGATGTATGTGCTGGGTTTTCCAGCGGTGAAAAGCGTGACTGCGCATAGCTTTCAAAAGATCGGCACGCAAAAGAGCTGCGGTCAATTTGGCGAGTGGGACCCGGCAACCTACAGCGTCGAAGATTCGCTGTTTGGCACCATTGAATTTCATAACGGCGGCATTCTGTGGCTTGAGACCTCATTTGCACTCAACATCCGCGAACAGTCGATTATGAACGTCAGCTTTTGTGGTGATAAAGCCGGGGCGACGCTGTTTCCGGCACATATCTACACCGATAACAACGGTGAGTTAATGACGCTGATGCAACGGGAAATGGCAGACGACAACCGTCATCTGCGCAGTATGGAAGCCTTTATCAACCACGTACAAGGTAAGCCCGTGATGATAGCCGACGCCGAGCAGGGGTACATCATCCAGCAACTGGTGGCGGCGTTGTATCAATCCGCAGAAACAGGGACGCGTGTGGAATTATGA
- the ycjR gene encoding sugar phosphate isomerase/epimerase family protein, with product MKIGTQNQAFFPENILEKFRYIKEMGFDGFEIDGKLLVNNLEEVKAAIKETGLPVTTACGGYDGWIGDFIEERRLNGLKQIERILEALAEVGGKGIVVPAAWGMFTFRLPPMTSPRSLDGDRKMVSDSLRVLEQVAARTGTVVYLEPLNRYQDHMINTLADARRYIVENDLKHVQIIGDFYHMNIEEDNLAQALHDNRDLLGHVHIADNHRYQPGSGTLDFHALFEQLRADNYQGYVVYEGRIRAENPAQAYRDSLAWLRTC from the coding sequence ATGAAAATCGGCACACAGAATCAGGCGTTCTTTCCGGAAAACATTCTGGAGAAATTTCGTTATATCAAAGAGATGGGTTTCGATGGTTTTGAGATTGACGGCAAACTGCTGGTCAACAATCTCGAAGAAGTCAAAGCAGCAATCAAAGAAACCGGTTTACCGGTGACCACCGCCTGCGGTGGCTATGACGGTTGGATTGGCGACTTTATCGAAGAGCGTCGACTTAATGGCTTAAAGCAGATCGAACGCATTCTTGAAGCGCTGGCAGAAGTGGGCGGTAAAGGTATCGTCGTTCCGGCTGCGTGGGGCATGTTTACCTTCCGCTTACCGCCGATGACCTCGCCGCGCAGCCTTGACGGCGATCGTAAAATGGTGAGTGATTCCCTGCGCGTACTGGAACAGGTCGCCGCGCGGACTGGAACTGTGGTGTATCTCGAACCGTTAAACCGCTATCAGGATCACATGATCAACACCCTCGCCGATGCTCGTCGTTACATCGTCGAAAACGATCTTAAACATGTACAGATTATCGGCGATTTCTATCACATGAATATCGAAGAAGATAACCTGGCGCAGGCGTTGCACGACAACCGCGACTTGCTCGGTCATGTGCATATTGCCGATAACCATCGCTACCAGCCGGGCAGCGGCACCCTCGATTTCCACGCGCTGTTTGAACAGCTGCGCGCCGATAACTATCAGGGCTATGTGGTGTATGAAGGGCGTATCCGGGCAGAAAATCCTGCCCAGGCGTACCGTGATTCTTTGGCCTGGTTGCGTACCTGCTAA
- the ycjP gene encoding carbohydrate ABC transporter permease, with amino-acid sequence MATNKRTLSRIGFYCGLALFLIITLFPFFVMLMTSFKSAKEAISLHPTLLPQQWTLEHYVDIFNPVIFPFVDYFRNSMVVSVVSSVVAVFLGILGAYALSRLRFKGRMTINASFYTVYMFSGILLVVPLFKIITALGIYDTEMALIITMVTQTLPTAVFMLKSYFDTIPDEIEEAAMMDGLNRLQIIFRITVPLAMSGLISVFVYCFMVAWNDYLFASIFLSSASNFTLPVGLNALFSTPDYIWGRMMAASLVTALPVVIMYALSEHFIKSGLTAGGVKG; translated from the coding sequence ATGGCAACAAATAAACGCACACTCAGTCGAATCGGTTTTTACTGCGGGCTGGCGCTGTTTCTCATCATCACGCTGTTTCCATTTTTTGTGATGCTGATGACCTCGTTCAAGAGCGCAAAAGAGGCGATCTCGCTGCATCCTACGCTGCTGCCACAGCAGTGGACGCTGGAGCATTACGTCGACATTTTTAATCCGGTGATTTTCCCGTTTGTCGACTACTTCCGTAACAGCATGGTGGTGTCGGTGGTTTCATCCGTGGTGGCGGTATTTCTCGGCATTCTCGGGGCTTACGCGCTTTCCCGCCTGCGCTTTAAAGGGCGGATGACCATCAACGCCAGCTTTTACACGGTGTACATGTTCTCCGGCATTTTGCTGGTGGTGCCGCTGTTCAAAATCATCACCGCACTTGGCATTTACGACACCGAGATGGCGCTGATCATTACCATGGTGACGCAAACCCTGCCCACCGCCGTGTTTATGCTGAAAAGCTACTTCGACACCATCCCTGATGAGATCGAAGAAGCGGCGATGATGGATGGCCTCAATCGTCTGCAAATTATCTTCCGTATCACCGTGCCCCTGGCGATGTCCGGGCTGATATCGGTGTTTGTCTACTGCTTTATGGTGGCGTGGAACGACTATCTGTTTGCGTCGATTTTCCTCTCCAGCGCCAGCAATTTCACCTTACCAGTGGGCCTGAACGCGCTGTTCAGTACGCCTGATTACATCTGGGGACGGATGATGGCGGCCTCGCTGGTGACCGCATTGCCAGTGGTGATTATGTATGCGCTTTCGGAACATTTTATTAAGAGTGGTTTGACCGCCGGTGGCGTGAAGGGCTAA